Proteins found in one Subtercola endophyticus genomic segment:
- a CDS encoding DUF3499 family protein, which produces MNTRTCSRVTCQAEAVSTLTYVYADSMAVLGPLSMQHEPHSYDLCVRHSERLSAPQGWQVVRYMAVGNDV; this is translated from the coding sequence ATGAACACCAGAACCTGCTCGCGAGTGACCTGCCAGGCCGAAGCCGTCTCGACCCTCACCTATGTCTATGCCGACTCGATGGCTGTTCTCGGGCCGCTGAGCATGCAACACGAACCGCACAGTTACGACCTCTGCGTGCGGCACTCCGAGCGACTGTCGGCGCCGCAAGGCTGGCAAGTGGTTCGATACATGGCGGTCGGCAACGACGTTTGA